In one window of Streptomyces griseus subsp. griseus DNA:
- a CDS encoding MBL fold metallo-hydrolase — protein MKLTVVGCSGSFPSPGSACSSYLVEADGFRLLLDMGNGALGELQRHVGLYDLDAIFLSHLHADHCIDMCAYFVVRYYRHDGARPVPLPVHGPEGTEQRLTAAHGDTPSDRAMSEVFDFHTLKADSFEIGPFTVRTEKLRHPVDTFGIRIEHGGSTLAYSGDTGTCDALEELARDADLFLCEASFVDGKEDIPDLHLNGREAGEAAARAGARRLVLTHIPPWTDEARNLADAQAVYPGPVELAAPGAVYEF, from the coding sequence ATGAAGCTCACCGTCGTCGGCTGCTCCGGCTCGTTCCCGTCCCCGGGTTCGGCATGCTCGAGCTACCTCGTAGAGGCCGACGGCTTCCGGCTGCTCCTCGACATGGGCAACGGCGCCCTCGGCGAGTTGCAGCGCCACGTCGGTCTCTACGACCTCGACGCGATCTTCCTCAGCCACCTCCACGCCGATCACTGCATCGACATGTGCGCGTACTTCGTCGTGCGCTACTACCGCCACGACGGCGCCCGCCCCGTGCCCCTCCCGGTCCACGGCCCCGAGGGCACCGAGCAGCGCCTGACCGCCGCCCATGGCGACACCCCATCCGACCGGGCGATGAGCGAGGTCTTCGACTTCCACACGCTCAAGGCGGACTCCTTCGAGATCGGCCCCTTCACCGTCCGTACGGAGAAGCTCCGCCACCCCGTCGACACCTTCGGCATCCGGATCGAGCACGGTGGCTCCACCCTCGCCTACTCCGGCGACACGGGGACCTGCGACGCCCTGGAGGAGCTGGCCCGGGACGCGGACCTGTTCCTCTGCGAGGCGTCGTTCGTCGACGGCAAGGAAGACATCCCCGACCTGCACCTCAACGGCCGCGAGGCCGGCGAGGCCGCCGCCCGCGCGGGCGCCCGCCGGCTGGTCCTCACCCACATCCCCCCGTGGACGGACGAGGCCCGCAACCTCGCCGACGCCCAGGCCGTCTACCCGGGCCCGGTGGAACTGGCCGCGCCGGGAGCGGTGTACGAGTTCTGA
- a CDS encoding nicotinate phosphoribosyltransferase — protein MNSADLGRRVGVPSTALFTDQYELTMVQAALKAGTASRRSVFEAFTRRLPEGRRYGVVAGTGRVLDAVENFHFDDEMIGFLRQQDIVDEPTLEWLAGYRFSGDIWGYPEGEVYFPGSPVLRVEGSFAECVLLETVILSILNHDSAIAAAASRMSAAAGGRRLIEMGARRTHELSAVASARAAYVGGFDATSDLAAGFRYGIPTVGTSAHAFTLLHDTERDAFRAQVDSLGRGTTLLVDTYDVAEAVRAAVEIAGPELGAVRIDSGDLLLVAHRVRQQLDELGATGTKIVVTSDLDEYAIASLAAAPVDAYGVGTQLVTGSGHPTCSMVYKLVARAGTADADAPLVPVAKKSLGAKSSVGGRKWAARRVDEGGVAEAEVIGTGAVPEGLLGRELLVELVRGGAVVAREPLEAARERHVAARAGLPMSAMQLSRGEPVLGTEYV, from the coding sequence ATGAACTCAGCGGACCTCGGGCGACGGGTCGGCGTTCCGTCGACCGCGCTCTTCACCGACCAGTACGAGCTGACCATGGTGCAGGCGGCCCTCAAGGCGGGCACCGCCTCCCGCCGCTCCGTCTTCGAGGCGTTCACCCGCCGGCTGCCCGAGGGGCGGCGGTACGGGGTCGTCGCGGGCACCGGGCGGGTGCTGGACGCGGTGGAGAACTTCCACTTCGACGACGAGATGATCGGCTTCCTGCGCCAGCAGGACATCGTGGACGAGCCGACCCTCGAATGGCTGGCGGGCTACCGCTTCAGCGGCGACATCTGGGGCTACCCGGAGGGCGAGGTGTACTTCCCGGGCTCCCCCGTCCTGCGGGTGGAGGGCTCGTTCGCCGAGTGCGTGCTGCTGGAGACGGTGATCCTCTCGATCCTCAACCACGACTCCGCGATCGCGGCCGCCGCCTCGCGGATGTCGGCCGCCGCCGGGGGGCGCCGGCTGATCGAGATGGGGGCGCGGCGCACCCACGAGCTGTCGGCGGTGGCCTCGGCCCGTGCGGCGTACGTCGGCGGGTTCGACGCGACCTCTGACCTGGCAGCCGGATTCCGGTACGGGATCCCGACCGTGGGGACCAGCGCGCACGCCTTCACCCTGCTGCACGACACCGAGCGGGACGCGTTCCGGGCGCAGGTGGACTCGCTGGGGCGGGGCACGACGCTGCTGGTCGACACGTACGACGTGGCCGAGGCGGTACGGGCGGCGGTGGAGATCGCGGGGCCCGAGCTGGGTGCCGTACGGATCGACTCCGGGGACCTGCTGCTGGTCGCGCACCGGGTGCGGCAGCAGCTGGACGAGCTGGGGGCGACGGGCACGAAGATCGTGGTGACCTCGGACCTGGACGAGTACGCGATCGCCTCGCTTGCGGCCGCGCCGGTGGATGCGTACGGGGTCGGCACGCAGCTCGTCACCGGGAGCGGGCACCCGACGTGTTCGATGGTCTACAAGCTGGTGGCCCGGGCCGGGACGGCGGACGCGGACGCTCCGCTGGTGCCGGTGGCGAAGAAGTCGCTGGGCGCGAAGTCGTCGGTGGGGGGTCGCAAGTGGGCGGCGCGCCGGGTCGACGAGGGCGGCGTGGCCGAGGCCGAGGTGATCGGGACCGGGGCGGTGCCGGAGGGGCTGCTGGGGCGGGAGCTGTTGGTGGAGCTGGTGCGGGGTGGGGCCGTGGTCGCGCGTGAGCCTCTGGAGGCGGCCCGGGAGCGGCATGTCGCGGCTCGGGCCGGGTTGCCGATGTCGGCGATGCAGTTGTCCCGGGGGGAGCCGGTGCTGGGGACGGAGTATGTGTGA
- a CDS encoding MoaD/ThiS family protein has translation MAIEVRIPTILRTYTDGAKAVEGNGDTLADLFADLESRHTGIRERIVDGEQLRRFVNVYLNDEDVRFLDGISTKLSDGDNVTILPAVAGGMR, from the coding sequence ATGGCCATCGAGGTCCGCATCCCGACCATCCTCCGCACCTACACCGACGGCGCCAAGGCCGTCGAAGGCAACGGGGACACCCTCGCCGACCTCTTCGCCGACCTGGAGAGCCGCCACACCGGCATCCGTGAGCGCATCGTCGACGGCGAACAGCTGCGCCGCTTCGTGAACGTCTACCTCAACGACGAGGACGTCCGCTTCCTCGACGGCATCTCCACCAAGCTCAGCGACGGCGACAACGTCACCATCCTCCCGGCCGTCGCCGGCGGCATGCGCTGA
- a CDS encoding PLP-dependent cysteine synthase family protein has protein sequence MRYDSPLAAVGNTPLVRLPRLSPSEDVRIWAKLEDRNPTGSIKDRPALHMVEQAEKDGRLTPGCTILEPTSGNTGISLAMAAKLKGYRIVCVMPENTSQERRDLLAMWGAEIISSPAAGGSNTAVRVAKELSQEHPDWVMLYQYGNPDNAGAHYATTGPEILTDLPSITHFVAGLGTTGTLMGVGRYLRENRPGIRIVAAEPRYDDLVYGLRNLDEGFVPELYDASVLTTRFSVGSADAVTRTRELLQQEGIFAGVSTGAALHAAIGVGNKAVKAGESADIVFVVADGGWKYLSTGVYTAETTEAAIETLQGQLWA, from the coding sequence ATGCGGTACGACTCCCCGCTGGCGGCCGTGGGGAACACCCCCCTCGTCCGCCTCCCGCGGCTGTCCCCGTCCGAGGACGTCCGCATCTGGGCCAAGCTGGAGGACCGCAACCCCACCGGCTCCATCAAGGACCGCCCCGCGCTCCACATGGTGGAACAGGCGGAGAAGGACGGCCGGCTCACCCCCGGCTGCACGATCCTGGAGCCCACCAGCGGCAACACCGGCATCTCGCTCGCCATGGCGGCCAAGCTCAAGGGCTACCGCATCGTCTGCGTCATGCCGGAGAACACCTCGCAGGAGCGGCGCGACCTGCTCGCCATGTGGGGCGCCGAGATCATCTCCTCCCCGGCCGCGGGCGGCTCCAACACCGCCGTACGGGTGGCGAAGGAGCTGAGCCAGGAGCACCCGGACTGGGTGATGCTCTACCAGTACGGCAACCCGGACAACGCGGGCGCCCACTACGCCACCACCGGCCCGGAGATCCTCACCGACCTCCCGTCCATCACGCACTTCGTGGCGGGCCTCGGCACGACCGGCACCCTGATGGGCGTCGGCCGCTACCTCCGCGAGAACCGCCCCGGCATCCGGATCGTCGCCGCCGAACCGCGCTACGACGACCTGGTCTACGGCCTCCGCAACCTCGACGAGGGCTTCGTCCCCGAGCTCTACGACGCCTCGGTCCTCACCACCCGCTTCTCGGTCGGCTCGGCCGACGCGGTCACCCGCACCCGCGAACTCCTCCAGCAGGAGGGCATCTTCGCGGGCGTCTCCACGGGCGCCGCCCTCCACGCGGCGATCGGTGTGGGCAACAAGGCGGTCAAGGCGGGGGAGAGCGCGGACATCGTCTTCGTGGTGGCGGACGGCGGCTGGAAGTACCTGTCGACGGGCGTCTACACGGCGGAGACGACGGAGGCCGCGATCGAGACCTTGCAGGGCCAGCTCTGGGCGTAG
- a CDS encoding putative leader peptide has translation MVPHDVSNRTPGTLLVARLHVDLCRLQSAICPPPAACP, from the coding sequence ATGGTTCCCCATGACGTGAGCAACAGGACGCCGGGCACGCTGCTCGTCGCGCGGCTGCACGTCGACCTGTGCAGGCTCCAGAGCGCGATCTGTCCCCCGCCCGCAGCCTGCCCGTGA
- a CDS encoding ABC transporter ATP-binding protein, whose protein sequence is MTTLRTEALSYGIGEGRHLVDAVDLTAADGETVGLVGPNGSGKTTLLRCVYGTLRPTHGRVLLDGDDLATLPVKARAQRIATVPQDGHAGFELTVGQVVAMGRAPHKRFWEADNAADTALVTEALKRVGIAALEPRTFASLSGGERQRALVARALVQQPALVVLDEPTNHLDIRYQLEILSLVRDLGTTNLLALHDLNLAAYYCDRLYVLKDGRVVASGTPEEVLTAELLGEVYGVAAEVSTHPKTGAPTVVYLPEGPGRSLLSA, encoded by the coding sequence ATGACCACCCTGCGCACCGAGGCACTCTCGTACGGGATCGGCGAAGGCCGCCACCTGGTCGACGCGGTCGATCTCACCGCCGCCGACGGCGAGACGGTCGGCCTGGTCGGCCCCAACGGCAGCGGCAAGACCACCCTCCTGCGCTGCGTCTACGGCACCCTGCGACCCACCCACGGCCGTGTCCTCCTGGACGGCGACGATCTGGCCACCCTCCCCGTGAAGGCCCGCGCCCAGCGGATCGCCACGGTCCCCCAGGACGGGCACGCCGGGTTCGAGCTGACCGTCGGCCAGGTCGTCGCGATGGGCCGCGCCCCGCACAAACGGTTCTGGGAGGCGGACAACGCGGCCGACACCGCCCTCGTCACCGAGGCCCTGAAGCGGGTCGGGATCGCCGCACTCGAACCCCGTACCTTCGCCTCCCTCTCCGGCGGCGAACGCCAACGCGCCCTGGTCGCCCGCGCCCTGGTCCAGCAGCCCGCGCTCGTCGTCCTGGACGAGCCGACCAACCACCTGGACATCCGCTACCAGCTGGAGATCCTCTCCCTGGTCCGCGACCTGGGCACCACCAACCTGCTCGCCCTGCACGACCTCAACCTCGCCGCGTACTACTGCGACCGCCTCTACGTCCTCAAGGACGGCCGCGTCGTCGCCTCCGGCACCCCGGAGGAGGTGCTGACGGCGGAACTGCTCGGCGAGGTGTACGGCGTCGCCGCCGAGGTCAGCACGCACCCGAAGACGGGCGCGCCGACGGTGGTCTACCTGCCGGAGGGGCCGGGCCGTTCCCTGTTGTCCGCATAG
- a CDS encoding amino acid permease has product MTSAQVDEGQADHGRPGAESGEAETGGEGYQRGLGARQIQMIAIGGAIGTGLFLGAGKAIDRAGPSLILAYVLAGLVIFFIMRALGELLMYRPVSGSFSEYAREFIGPFFGFVTGWTYWLFWVVTGITEVTAAATYMTYWWDIPQWLSALVFTVILYGANLISVKLFGELEFWFSMVKVTAIVGMILICAGVLTLGFSDAGDTATVSNLWNDGGFFPNGVGGMLMTLQIVMFAFLAVELVGVTAGESKDPKTVLPKAINTVPWRIAVFYVGALIMILSVVPWSTFKPGVSPFVKAFEEMGLGIGAAIVNFVVLTAALSSCNSGMYSTGRMLRDLAMNGQGPRAFTKLTKNGLPLTGTTFSAALMLVGVWINYQWPGEAFNYVVSFATISGMWAWIMILFSQIRYRRLADRGVLPQSSFKAPGAPYTSWFALAFIGMVIVMMAIDKDARISLYCAPLWALLLGISYLVLKSRDPENTAFAKR; this is encoded by the coding sequence ATGACATCGGCACAGGTCGACGAGGGACAGGCCGACCACGGAAGGCCCGGAGCGGAATCCGGGGAGGCCGAGACCGGTGGCGAGGGGTACCAGCGAGGTCTGGGAGCCCGTCAGATCCAGATGATCGCCATCGGCGGAGCCATCGGTACCGGGCTCTTCCTCGGCGCGGGCAAAGCGATCGACCGGGCCGGACCCAGCCTCATCCTGGCCTACGTCCTGGCGGGCCTGGTCATCTTCTTCATCATGCGGGCCCTGGGCGAACTGCTCATGTACCGCCCGGTCTCCGGCTCCTTCTCGGAGTACGCCCGCGAATTCATCGGGCCCTTCTTCGGATTCGTGACCGGCTGGACGTACTGGCTGTTCTGGGTCGTCACCGGAATCACCGAAGTCACCGCCGCCGCCACCTATATGACGTACTGGTGGGACATTCCGCAGTGGCTGTCCGCACTGGTCTTCACCGTCATTCTGTACGGCGCCAACCTGATCTCCGTGAAGCTCTTCGGCGAGCTGGAGTTCTGGTTCTCGATGGTCAAGGTCACCGCGATCGTCGGCATGATCCTCATCTGCGCCGGCGTGCTGACGCTCGGTTTCTCCGACGCCGGTGACACCGCGACCGTCTCCAATCTCTGGAACGACGGCGGCTTCTTCCCGAACGGCGTCGGCGGCATGCTGATGACGCTCCAGATCGTCATGTTCGCCTTCCTCGCCGTGGAACTCGTCGGCGTCACCGCCGGGGAGTCCAAGGACCCCAAGACCGTGCTGCCCAAGGCCATCAACACCGTGCCGTGGCGTATCGCCGTCTTCTACGTCGGTGCGCTGATCATGATCCTGTCGGTCGTGCCGTGGTCCACCTTCAAGCCGGGCGTCTCGCCGTTCGTGAAGGCCTTCGAGGAGATGGGGCTCGGCATCGGCGCCGCCATCGTCAACTTCGTCGTCCTGACCGCGGCGCTCTCCTCCTGCAACTCCGGCATGTACTCCACCGGCCGTATGCTCCGCGACCTGGCCATGAACGGACAGGGCCCGCGCGCCTTCACCAAGCTGACGAAGAACGGCCTGCCGCTCACCGGCACGACCTTCTCCGCCGCCCTGATGCTCGTCGGCGTCTGGATCAACTACCAGTGGCCGGGCGAGGCGTTCAACTACGTCGTCTCCTTCGCGACCATCTCCGGCATGTGGGCCTGGATCATGATCCTGTTCAGCCAGATCCGCTACCGCCGCCTGGCCGACCGGGGCGTGCTGCCGCAGTCCTCGTTCAAGGCCCCGGGAGCCCCGTACACCAGCTGGTTCGCGCTCGCCTTCATCGGCATGGTCATCGTGATGATGGCGATCGACAAGGACGCCAGGATCTCGCTGTACTGCGCCCCGCTCTGGGCGCTCCTCCTGGGCATCTCCTACCTGGTGCTCAAGTCGCGCGACCCGGAGAACACCGCCTTCGCCAAGCGCTGA
- a CDS encoding type II toxin-antitoxin system PemK/MazF family toxin, with protein MDMFWWVALVAVVLLALVAAVVDGRGRSDRGPRSRRPRQPAGSTRPPSRPSGPAGRGDGRTPRAGEVWWADVPYEDGPGSKDRPCLVLSVRGRGRGRTVLVAKITSKHHEERPGVIALPAGTVGDQRGRQSFLETDELREVSLGGFRRRVGVVDPELWERVRGLGAG; from the coding sequence ATGGACATGTTCTGGTGGGTGGCGCTGGTCGCCGTAGTTCTGCTGGCCCTCGTCGCCGCGGTGGTGGACGGGCGGGGGCGCTCGGACCGGGGGCCCCGGTCGCGGCGGCCTCGGCAGCCGGCGGGGTCGACGCGTCCGCCGTCGCGGCCTTCTGGTCCGGCGGGGCGCGGGGACGGGCGTACGCCGCGGGCGGGTGAGGTGTGGTGGGCCGATGTGCCGTACGAGGACGGGCCCGGGTCCAAGGACCGGCCGTGCCTGGTGCTCTCGGTACGGGGGCGGGGCCGGGGGCGCACGGTGCTCGTCGCCAAGATCACCAGCAAGCACCACGAGGAGCGGCCCGGGGTGATCGCGCTGCCCGCGGGGACGGTGGGGGATCAGCGGGGGCGGCAGAGCTTCCTGGAGACGGATGAGCTGCGGGAGGTGTCGCTGGGCGGGTTCCGGCGGAGGGTGGGGGTGGTGGACCCGGAGCTGTGGGAGCGGGTGCGGGGGTTGGGGGCGGGGTGA
- a CDS encoding Mov34/MPN/PAD-1 family protein: protein MLTITQALHDQIVAHSRADHPDEACGVVAGPAGTGRAERFIPMLNAARSPTFYEFDSGDLLKLYREMDDRDEEPVIIYHSHTATEAYPSRTDVTYANEPGAHYVLVSTADTDGAGPFQFRSYRIVDGEITEEDVQVVEAY, encoded by the coding sequence ATGCTGACCATCACCCAGGCGCTCCACGACCAGATCGTCGCCCACTCCCGCGCCGACCACCCCGACGAGGCGTGCGGTGTGGTGGCGGGCCCGGCCGGGACGGGGCGCGCGGAGCGCTTCATCCCGATGCTCAACGCCGCCCGCTCGCCCACGTTCTACGAGTTCGACTCCGGCGACCTCCTCAAGCTCTACCGCGAGATGGACGACCGCGACGAGGAGCCCGTGATCATCTACCACTCGCACACGGCGACCGAGGCCTACCCCTCCCGCACCGACGTGACGTACGCCAACGAGCCCGGCGCCCACTACGTCCTCGTCTCCACCGCCGACACCGACGGCGCGGGCCCCTTCCAGTTCCGCTCGTACCGCATCGTGGACGGCGAGATCACCGAGGAAGACGTGCAGGTCGTCGAAGCGTACTGA
- a CDS encoding ABC transporter substrate-binding protein → MSRRTPALIAAAVLLPLVLTACSTSETSTDAKGEPEASAKSDGFPYTVTNCGVTTTYQAPPERVVTMNQHVTEIMLELGLTKSLVGTAYLDDKVLPKYAKDYASVPVIAKEYPSYEQVLATNPDFVYGGYSSAFTAGDGRGREAFKKSGIETRLNTESCAKADTPMETLYEEIREVGRTFGVTDRAEAWIKQAKADNAATAEKLKDLDPLSVFVYDSGDKTAFTAGGKGIGNELIKRAGGTNIFADLDKSFGDASWENVVARKPEAIVIYDYGSTTVAQKKKRLLDDPALADVPAIKNKRFAVMPLSDAVLGVRVPAAVDKLAAQLHPAATTS, encoded by the coding sequence ATGTCCCGGCGCACCCCCGCGCTCATAGCCGCCGCCGTGCTGCTCCCGCTCGTCCTCACCGCCTGCTCCACCTCGGAGACCTCCACCGACGCCAAGGGCGAGCCCGAGGCCTCGGCGAAGAGCGACGGCTTCCCGTACACCGTCACCAACTGCGGTGTCACCACCACGTACCAGGCCCCGCCCGAGCGCGTGGTCACCATGAACCAGCACGTCACCGAGATCATGCTGGAGCTCGGCCTCACCAAGTCCCTCGTCGGCACCGCCTACCTCGACGACAAGGTCCTGCCGAAGTACGCGAAGGACTACGCCTCCGTACCGGTGATCGCCAAGGAGTACCCCTCCTACGAGCAGGTCCTCGCCACCAACCCCGACTTCGTCTACGGCGGCTACAGCAGCGCCTTCACCGCAGGCGACGGCCGCGGCCGCGAGGCGTTCAAGAAGTCCGGCATCGAGACCCGGCTCAACACCGAGAGCTGCGCCAAGGCCGACACCCCGATGGAAACCCTGTACGAGGAGATCCGCGAGGTCGGCCGCACCTTCGGCGTCACCGACCGCGCCGAGGCCTGGATCAAGCAGGCCAAGGCCGACAACGCGGCCACCGCCGAGAAGCTCAAGGACCTCGATCCGCTCTCCGTCTTCGTCTACGACAGCGGCGACAAGACCGCGTTCACCGCCGGCGGCAAGGGCATCGGCAACGAGCTGATCAAGCGTGCCGGCGGCACCAACATCTTCGCCGACCTCGACAAGTCCTTCGGGGACGCCTCCTGGGAGAACGTCGTCGCCCGCAAGCCCGAGGCGATCGTGATCTACGACTACGGTTCCACCACCGTCGCCCAGAAGAAGAAGCGCCTCCTCGACGACCCGGCCCTCGCCGACGTCCCCGCCATCAAGAACAAGCGCTTCGCGGTCATGCCGCTCTCCGACGCGGTCCTCGGCGTCCGCGTCCCCGCCGCCGTCGACAAGCTCGCGGCCCAGCTCCACCCGGCGGCCACCACCTCGTGA
- a CDS encoding DUF2017 domain-containing protein: MAGHFEATPGGGAAVALDEVEVSILRSLAVQLLELIGPGETPADGEDPLAALFAEGPSKPPSDPALARLFPDAYGGPDELTESDGKSEEELRELSAEFRRFTETDLRSRKRDDALAVVRTLDALTPVGDGGAVLTLTADECRSWLGSLNDLRLTIGTRLEVSDEDEGEDGSLYRLPDSDPRKPMVMAYLWLGALQETLVETLMP; encoded by the coding sequence ATGGCCGGCCATTTCGAGGCCACCCCGGGCGGCGGCGCGGCCGTCGCACTCGACGAGGTCGAGGTCTCGATCCTGCGCTCCCTCGCCGTGCAGCTGCTCGAACTGATCGGCCCGGGCGAGACCCCTGCCGACGGCGAGGACCCCCTCGCCGCGCTCTTCGCCGAGGGGCCCAGCAAGCCGCCGTCCGACCCGGCCCTGGCCCGGCTCTTCCCTGACGCGTACGGGGGGCCTGACGAGCTCACCGAGAGCGACGGGAAGTCGGAGGAGGAGCTGCGGGAGCTGTCCGCCGAGTTCCGCCGCTTCACCGAGACCGACCTGCGCTCCCGCAAGCGCGATGACGCCCTCGCCGTCGTACGGACGCTCGATGCCCTCACGCCCGTCGGCGACGGCGGAGCCGTACTCACCCTCACCGCCGACGAGTGCCGTTCCTGGCTCGGCTCGCTCAACGACCTGCGGCTCACCATCGGCACCCGGCTGGAGGTCTCCGACGAGGACGAGGGCGAGGACGGCTCGCTCTACCGGCTCCCCGACAGCGACCCGCGCAAGCCGATGGTGATGGCCTATCTCTGGCTCGGCGCGCTCCAGGAGACGCTCGTCGAGACACTGATGCCGTAA
- a CDS encoding isochorismatase family protein — MHRALIVVDVQNDFCEGGSLAVAGGADVAAAITDLIGEAQPGYRHVVATRDHHVDPGSHFSDTPDFVDSWPVHCVAGTEGVGFHPNFAPAVASGAIDTVFDKGAYSAAYSGFEGADENGIGLAQWLRDRSVTEVDVVGIATDHCVRATALDAAREGFVTHVLLDLTAGVSPVTTEKALDELRTAGVKLSGKPVVAEAL; from the coding sequence ATGCACCGCGCATTGATCGTCGTGGACGTTCAGAACGACTTCTGCGAGGGCGGCAGCCTCGCGGTGGCGGGTGGCGCCGATGTCGCCGCCGCCATCACCGATCTCATCGGTGAGGCCCAGCCCGGCTACCGGCACGTGGTGGCCACCCGGGACCACCATGTCGACCCCGGGAGCCACTTCTCCGACACCCCGGACTTCGTGGACTCCTGGCCGGTGCACTGCGTCGCCGGGACCGAGGGCGTCGGGTTCCACCCGAACTTCGCGCCCGCCGTCGCCTCCGGGGCCATCGACACCGTCTTCGACAAGGGCGCCTACTCGGCCGCGTACAGCGGGTTCGAGGGAGCCGACGAGAACGGGATCGGGCTCGCCCAGTGGCTGCGCGACCGGTCGGTGACCGAGGTCGACGTGGTCGGTATCGCCACCGACCACTGCGTACGGGCTACGGCCCTGGACGCGGCCCGTGAGGGCTTCGTCACCCATGTGCTGCTGGACCTGACCGCCGGGGTCTCGCCGGTGACCACCGAGAAGGCCCTGGACGAGCTCCGGACGGCGGGCGTGAAGCTCTCCGGGAAGCCGGTCGTGGCCGAGGCCCTCTAA
- the clpS gene encoding ATP-dependent Clp protease adapter ClpS has translation MGQVSVATPLEIERPDSAEETFAVPEPDVPWVTLVHNDPVNLMSYVTYVFQAYFGYSKDKAHKLMLDVHQKGRAVVSSGSREEMERDVQAMHGYGLWATLTQDRN, from the coding sequence ATGGGACAGGTGAGCGTTGCTACCCCCCTAGAGATCGAACGTCCTGATTCGGCCGAGGAGACCTTCGCGGTCCCCGAGCCGGACGTCCCGTGGGTGACGCTCGTCCACAACGACCCGGTCAATCTCATGAGCTATGTGACCTATGTCTTCCAGGCCTACTTCGGCTACTCCAAGGACAAGGCGCACAAGCTCATGCTGGACGTGCACCAGAAGGGCCGCGCCGTGGTCTCCAGCGGGAGCCGCGAGGAGATGGAGCGCGACGTCCAGGCCATGCACGGTTACGGGCTGTGGGCCACCCTCACCCAGGACCGCAACTAG
- a CDS encoding FecCD family ABC transporter permease gives MTCRTPAPRRLLRYTLVVGVLAALLAAAVVAALALGSVRIPPAQVIDILTGRAEASPFRTIVLDVRLPRVILGTVVGAGLAVIGTVLQALVRNQLADPFLLGVSSGASTGAVLVIVLGIGATLATTVTIPAAAFAGALLSLLLVYALARGGGGLTTNRLVLAGVAVSYILSALTSLILVTSARADHLQEVLYWTLGGLGAARWDMLALPTITLIAGTAVLLTLARPLDLLLVGEEGATVLGLDTARFRAAVFVLASLMTGALVAYSGAIGFVGLMVPHMARMAVGASHRALLPVVALGGAVFLVLADLAARTLAAPQDIPVGVLTALTGGPFFLWMLRRRPEGAPA, from the coding sequence GTGACCTGCCGCACCCCCGCACCGCGGCGGCTGCTGCGCTACACCCTGGTCGTCGGCGTCCTCGCCGCGCTCCTCGCCGCCGCCGTGGTCGCCGCACTCGCCCTCGGCTCCGTCCGCATCCCGCCCGCCCAGGTGATCGACATCCTGACCGGGCGGGCGGAGGCGAGCCCGTTCCGCACGATCGTCCTGGACGTCCGGCTGCCCCGGGTCATCCTCGGGACCGTCGTCGGCGCCGGACTGGCCGTCATCGGCACGGTCCTCCAGGCCCTCGTACGCAACCAGCTGGCCGACCCGTTCCTCCTCGGCGTCTCCTCCGGGGCCTCCACCGGCGCGGTCCTGGTGATCGTCCTCGGCATCGGCGCGACCCTCGCCACCACCGTGACCATCCCGGCCGCCGCCTTCGCCGGCGCGCTGCTCTCGCTGCTGCTCGTCTACGCCCTGGCGCGCGGCGGGGGCGGGCTCACCACCAACCGGCTCGTCCTCGCCGGGGTCGCCGTCTCCTACATCCTCTCCGCCCTCACCAGCCTGATCCTGGTCACCTCCGCCCGCGCCGACCACCTCCAGGAAGTCCTCTACTGGACCCTCGGCGGCCTCGGCGCGGCCCGCTGGGACATGCTCGCGCTCCCGACGATCACCCTGATCGCCGGTACGGCCGTCCTCCTCACCCTGGCCCGCCCCCTCGACCTGCTCCTGGTGGGGGAGGAGGGCGCGACCGTGCTCGGCCTGGACACCGCCCGCTTCCGGGCCGCCGTCTTCGTCCTCGCCTCGCTGATGACCGGGGCGCTGGTGGCGTACAGCGGGGCGATCGGCTTCGTCGGCCTGATGGTCCCGCACATGGCCCGGATGGCGGTCGGCGCCTCGCACCGGGCGCTGCTGCCGGTGGTCGCGCTCGGCGGGGCGGTGTTCCTGGTCCTCGCCGACCTGGCCGCCCGCACGCTCGCGGCCCCGCAGGACATCCCGGTGGGCGTGCTCACGGCGCTGACCGGCGGCCCGTTCTTCCTGTGGATGCTGCGCCGCAGGCCGGAAGGGGCCCCCGCATGA